The Moraxella haemolytica genome window below encodes:
- the alaS gene encoding alanine--tRNA ligase, with product MSHLTKTLQLHEVRQAFIDFFASKNHTPVPSSSLIPHNDPTLLFTNAGMNQFKDTFLGVEKRDYHRAVSSQKCVRAGGKHNDLDNVGYTARHHTFFEMLGNFSFGDYFKKDAIKFAWEFLTSEQWLALPKERLYVTVYHTDDEAFDIWHQEVGLAPERIIRIGDKGKQYESDNFWAMGDTGPCGPCSEIFYDYGDHIEGGLPGTSEEDGDRYVEVWNCVFMQFNRQKDGTLEPLPKPSVDTGMGLERISSVIQGKYGNYEVDLFVNLMDAAAAIIGVDSTHEPSFKVIADHIRAVSFLIADGVRPSNEGRGYVLRRIIRRAVRHGNKLGATDAFFHKLVAFLAKEMGQAYPQLIEKQTEIESVILKEEEQFAKTLAQGLRLLSGELENLNTGDTLAGETVFKLYDTYGFPTDLTADITRERGINIDEAGFETHMQEQRVRARDAGKFDLDYTTAIKVDNPTDFVGYTSSEHNSQIIGLYQEGKEIFELHEGDAGVVVLSATPFYAEGGGQVGELGEISTGSGVFEVQNTKKSGAAIIHYGTVKMGTIKNTQNAHAQVIEDIRRASAKNHSATHLLHAALRTVLGTGVAQKGSLVSSEVLRFDFSHDEPISQDDLLTIERMVNEQIQKNSPVQIEHLPIEQALQKGAMALFGEKYGETVRVLTMGEKADKTPFSIELCGGIHVVHTGEIGLFKIVSEGGIAAGVRRIEALTGMGAINYMQQGEKTLATLASNFKAKRDEIGVRVGSLSERNRELEKQLERLEQKLANLEAKSLMDKVEMIGGTPVLIAKLDNLDAKSLRGLADDIKSKLSDGIAILASITNGKVALTASVSKDLISKVKAGDIIKSLCETLDGKGGGKPDFAQGGANNADGVDKALANLAATLAEQLS from the coding sequence ATGAGTCATCTTACTAAAACTCTACAGCTGCATGAAGTTCGTCAGGCATTCATTGATTTTTTTGCCAGCAAAAATCACACACCAGTCCCATCGTCAAGCCTAATCCCGCACAATGACCCCACCCTGCTATTCACCAATGCAGGTATGAATCAGTTTAAAGATACTTTTTTAGGGGTTGAAAAACGAGATTATCATCGTGCCGTCAGCTCACAAAAATGCGTGCGTGCAGGTGGTAAGCACAATGACCTTGATAATGTCGGTTACACCGCCCGCCATCACACTTTTTTTGAAATGCTGGGCAATTTTAGCTTTGGTGATTATTTCAAAAAAGATGCCATCAAGTTCGCTTGGGAATTTTTGACCTCAGAGCAATGGCTTGCCCTGCCCAAAGAACGCCTATATGTAACCGTGTATCACACTGATGATGAAGCCTTTGATATCTGGCATCAAGAAGTGGGGCTTGCCCCTGAACGCATCATTCGTATTGGCGATAAAGGCAAACAGTACGAATCAGATAATTTTTGGGCGATGGGCGATACTGGTCCTTGCGGTCCTTGTTCAGAGATTTTTTATGATTATGGGGACCATATTGAAGGTGGTTTGCCTGGCACATCCGAAGAAGATGGCGATCGCTATGTAGAGGTATGGAACTGCGTATTCATGCAATTTAATCGCCAAAAAGATGGCACTTTAGAGCCATTGCCAAAGCCATCGGTTGATACAGGCATGGGACTTGAGCGAATCAGCTCAGTCATACAAGGCAAATATGGCAACTACGAAGTTGATTTATTCGTCAATCTGATGGATGCAGCCGCTGCCATCATCGGTGTGGATAGCACCCATGAACCATCATTTAAAGTCATCGCCGACCACATTCGTGCGGTATCATTTCTTATTGCCGATGGCGTTCGTCCAAGCAATGAAGGTCGTGGCTATGTGTTGCGTCGTATCATTCGTCGTGCCGTGCGTCATGGCAACAAATTGGGTGCAACAGACGCATTCTTCCATAAACTTGTGGCTTTCCTTGCCAAAGAAATGGGGCAAGCCTACCCACAGCTTATTGAAAAACAAACTGAAATTGAATCAGTTATTTTAAAAGAAGAAGAGCAATTTGCTAAAACTTTGGCTCAAGGGTTGCGTCTGCTGTCAGGCGAACTAGAAAACCTAAATACTGGCGATACATTGGCTGGCGAGACCGTCTTTAAACTATATGATACTTATGGATTCCCAACAGACCTAACCGCCGATATCACCCGTGAGCGTGGCATCAATATTGATGAGGCAGGTTTTGAAACACATATGCAAGAACAGCGTGTTCGAGCTCGTGATGCAGGCAAATTTGACCTAGATTATACCACCGCCATCAAAGTAGATAACCCAACCGACTTTGTTGGCTATACTTCATCAGAACACAACAGTCAAATCATAGGACTGTATCAAGAAGGCAAAGAAATCTTTGAGCTACACGAAGGCGATGCAGGTGTTGTTGTGCTTTCTGCCACACCATTTTATGCCGAAGGTGGCGGTCAAGTTGGCGAACTTGGCGAAATCAGCACTGGGTCTGGCGTCTTTGAAGTGCAAAACACCAAAAAATCAGGTGCTGCCATCATTCACTATGGCACAGTAAAAATGGGGACCATTAAAAACACCCAAAATGCCCATGCACAAGTCATCGAAGACATTCGCCGTGCATCTGCTAAAAACCACTCAGCAACCCACCTACTACACGCCGCCCTACGCACCGTATTAGGTACTGGTGTCGCCCAAAAAGGCTCTTTGGTGTCATCAGAGGTATTGCGTTTTGACTTTTCACATGATGAACCAATCAGTCAAGATGACCTATTGACCATCGAACGCATGGTTAATGAACAAATTCAAAAAAACAGCCCTGTTCAGATTGAACATTTGCCTATTGAGCAGGCTCTACAAAAAGGAGCAATGGCACTGTTTGGTGAAAAATACGGCGAGACCGTGCGTGTGCTTACTATGGGCGAAAAAGCCGACAAAACACCCTTTTCTATTGAGCTGTGTGGCGGTATTCATGTTGTACATACAGGAGAAATCGGTCTGTTTAAAATCGTCTCAGAAGGCGGTATTGCCGCAGGCGTTCGTCGCATTGAAGCCTTGACTGGCATGGGTGCAATCAATTATATGCAACAAGGCGAAAAGACTTTAGCGACTTTAGCAAGCAATTTTAAGGCTAAGCGTGATGAGATTGGTGTACGAGTTGGTAGCCTTAGTGAGCGTAACCGTGAGCTTGAAAAACAGCTTGAACGCCTAGAACAAAAACTGGCAAATCTTGAAGCCAAATCCCTAATGGATAAGGTTGAAATGATTGGTGGCACGCCTGTTTTGATTGCTAAACTAGACAATCTAGATGCCAAGTCTTTGCGTGGTTTGGCAGATGATATCAAATCAAAACTATCCGATGGTATCGCCATTCTAGCAAGCATTACCAACGGTAAAGTCGCACTGACCGCAAGTGTTTCTAAAGATTTAATCTCAAAAGTTAAAGCAGGAGACATCATCAAATCACTTTGCGAAACCCTTGATGGCAAAGGTGGCGGTAAGCCAGATTTCGCCCAAGGCGGTGCAAACAATGCCGATGGTGTGGATAAAGCATTAGCAAATTTGGCAGCGACATTGGCAGAACAGCTATCCTAA
- the purB gene encoding adenylosuccinate lyase — translation MSLNQLTALSPLDGRYASKCDTLRPYLSEFGLMHARVTVEVRWLQALANHPKVGEIQPFSADTNAKLDAIIDNFSLDNAERIKEIERTTNHDVKAVEYFLKEQIADIDELKNAGEFIHFACTSEDINNLSHALMLKSGRDILVASMQKIIDDIADLADKYSHVPMLSRTHGQTASPTTLGKEMANVAYRLHRQIKQFKAVELLGKINGAVGNYNAHLSAYPNIDWAKHSQNFVESLGLTFNPYTTQIEPHDYMAELFDGLRRFNTILIDFNRDVWGYISLGYFKQKLKEGEVGSSTMPHKVNPIDFENSEGNLGLANAILAHLGEKLPISRWQRDLTDSTVLRNMGTGFAQSLIAFEACLKGIGKLELNEQRLAEDLDNAQEVLAEPIQTVMRRYNVEKPYEKLKALTRGQAMTRQMMTDFVNGDELKAVPETDRKRLANLVPATYIGNADEQAKKLKDHLK, via the coding sequence GTGTCTCTCAATCAACTAACCGCCCTATCCCCCCTAGACGGTCGCTATGCGTCCAAATGCGATACCTTGCGTCCTTATCTGTCCGAATTTGGCTTAATGCACGCTCGTGTTACGGTTGAAGTACGCTGGTTACAAGCTCTAGCCAATCACCCAAAAGTCGGTGAAATTCAGCCTTTTTCTGCTGACACCAATGCCAAATTAGATGCCATTATTGATAATTTTTCTTTGGATAATGCCGAGCGAATTAAAGAAATAGAACGCACCACCAATCACGATGTCAAAGCGGTGGAATATTTTTTAAAAGAACAAATTGCTGATATTGATGAATTAAAAAATGCAGGCGAGTTTATTCATTTTGCTTGCACATCAGAAGATATTAACAATCTATCGCACGCCTTGATGCTAAAATCAGGTCGTGATATCTTAGTAGCGTCCATGCAAAAGATTATTGATGACATTGCAGATTTGGCGGATAAATATAGCCATGTGCCAATGCTGTCTCGCACGCACGGACAGACAGCCAGTCCGACAACGCTTGGCAAAGAAATGGCGAATGTCGCCTATCGTCTGCACCGCCAAATCAAGCAGTTTAAAGCGGTAGAACTGCTTGGCAAGATTAACGGTGCGGTAGGAAACTATAACGCTCATTTATCCGCCTATCCTAATATTGACTGGGCAAAACACAGCCAAAATTTTGTAGAAAGTTTGGGTTTGACATTCAATCCATATACCACACAGATTGAGCCGCATGATTATATGGCAGAATTATTTGATGGGTTACGCCGTTTTAATACCATTCTGATTGACTTTAACCGTGATGTGTGGGGCTATATCTCACTAGGCTATTTCAAACAAAAACTAAAAGAAGGTGAAGTAGGTAGCTCAACCATGCCCCACAAAGTCAATCCCATTGACTTTGAAAACAGCGAGGGCAACTTGGGTCTTGCTAATGCCATTCTTGCACACTTAGGCGAAAAACTACCCATCTCACGCTGGCAAAGAGACTTGACTGACAGCACGGTACTGCGTAATATGGGCACAGGTTTTGCTCAAAGTTTAATCGCCTTTGAAGCCTGCCTAAAAGGTATTGGTAAATTAGAACTTAACGAACAACGCCTAGCAGAAGACCTAGACAACGCCCAAGAAGTCTTGGCAGAGCCAATCCAAACAGTCATGCGTCGCTACAATGTAGAAAAGCCTTATGAGAAGCTAAAAGCTCTCACTCGTGGACAGGCGATGACAAGACAGATGATGACGGATTTTGTGAATGGCGATGAATTAAAAGCCGTACCAGAAACCGACCGCAAACGCTTAGCTAACCTAGTACCTGCAACCTATATCGGCAATGCTGATGAACAGGCGAAAAAATTAAAAGACCATTTAAAGTAA